The following are encoded in a window of Nocardioides houyundeii genomic DNA:
- a CDS encoding PaaI family thioesterase has translation MTTEVSDELVGWFNALPISELLGLRCVEVRSDGALVEVHVQDCHRNPDGHVSGAVIAGAADVAAGIAVTGATGQDSATGDLSVHFLAPARSGPLRVEVEILRRGRRTCVPQVKVFDGTGRLCAAATGTWMLRDQPIEVG, from the coding sequence ACGAGCTGGTCGGCTGGTTCAACGCCCTGCCGATCAGTGAGCTGCTCGGCCTGCGGTGCGTGGAGGTGCGCTCCGACGGAGCCCTCGTGGAGGTGCACGTCCAGGACTGCCACCGGAACCCGGACGGGCACGTCTCGGGCGCGGTGATCGCCGGCGCTGCGGACGTCGCCGCGGGGATCGCGGTGACCGGGGCGACCGGTCAGGACTCGGCGACCGGTGACCTGAGCGTGCACTTCCTGGCGCCGGCGCGGAGTGGACCGCTCCGGGTCGAGGTGGAGATCCTGCGGCGCGGACGCCGTACCTGCGTGCCGCAGGTGAAGGTCTTCGACGGCACCGGGAGGCTGTGCGCCGCCGCGACCGGCACCTGGATGCTGCGCGACCAGCCGATCGAGGTCGGCTGA
- a CDS encoding AMP-binding enzyme — translation MIVTGGFNVYPAEVENVIYQLPEVAEAAVIGVPDDHWGERVVAVVRPHLGTDLDEAAVLAACAQSLADYKRPKEVLLVRSSFPINATGKVMKAQLRESLVAGTLA, via the coding sequence ATGATCGTGACCGGCGGGTTCAACGTCTACCCGGCTGAGGTGGAGAACGTCATCTACCAGCTGCCCGAGGTCGCGGAGGCCGCGGTGATCGGCGTACCGGACGACCACTGGGGCGAGCGGGTCGTCGCGGTGGTGCGCCCGCACCTCGGCACCGACCTGGACGAGGCGGCCGTGCTCGCCGCGTGTGCCCAGAGCCTGGCGGACTACAAGCGGCCCAAGGAGGTCCTGCTGGTCCGCTCGTCGTTCCCGATCAACGCCACGGGCAAGGTGATGAAGGCGCAGCTCCGGGAGTCGCTGGTGGCGGGCACGCTGGCCTGA